CGCCGAAGAGGATCCACATGGTGCCCGGCAGGTACCCCATCTGCGCGGCGAGCACCGGGCCCACCAGCGGACCGGCACCCGCGATGGCCGCGAAGTGGTGGCCGAACAGCACCCACTTGTCGGTGGGCACGTAGTCCAGGCCGTCATTGCGCAGTTGCGCCGGCGTGGCCCGGGAGGGATCCAACCTCAACGCCCTGTCGGCGATGAACCGCCCGTAGAAGCGGTAGCCGAGCATGTAGACGCAGACGGACGCCACCACCAGCCAGGTGGCGTTGATCGTCTCTCCCCGGTGCAGCGCCACCGTGCCCAGACAGAACGCGCCGATGATGGCGACCAGCGCCCAACCCAACCTGCTCGCGAGACGACCCATGACCCCTCCGCTCCTGTGTATCGCGGCAACGTTCCCGCCGGGGGCGCACGGGGTCAATGATCAAGTTCCCCCTCATGCACCAGTCATCAACACACGGCGCCACGTGAGCGCCCCGGGGTGACAATCCAACCGGATTCAGGCAACACCAGGAATCCACACAACTCCCCCCAGGAGCCCCATGCGTCGTCAGACCCTGATCGTCTTCGCCCTCGCGTTGGCCGCCGCGCTCACCCGCTGCGGGCCGCCCGAGCCCTCTTCCGACGTGCTCTCCGGTGCCAGCGAGAGCACCTCGCGGGCCCTCAGCCCCGGTGGCGGGTTGAAGGTCATGACCTACAACATCAAGCACGCCGAGCTGAGCAGCCTGGACAGCATCGCGAGCGTCATCAAAGGGCAGTCGCCGGACCTCGTGGTGCTCCAGGAGGTGGACGTCCTCACCACGCGCTCGGGCGAGGTGGACCAGGCGGCGAGGCTCGGCGCGCTGACGGGGATGTACTCTTCCTTCCAGCCCGCGCTGCTCAACTACGACACGGGCCAGTACGGGCTGGCGCTGCTGTCGCGCTACCCCATCCTCTCCTCGCAGCGGATTGCGCTCCGCTCCGCCGCGGAGCAGCGCATCCTGGCGCTGATGGAGGTGCAGCTGGACGCCTCGCACGTCATCCCCGTGGGCATCACCCACTTCGGCACCACCGGCGCCACGGAGCGGCAGAACCAGGCCGACGACATCAAGGCGGTGCTCGCGGGCAAGCCGTGGGCGGTGCTCGGGGGAGATCTCAATGCCTCGCCCTCGGAGGCGTGCATCACGAGCCTGAAGCAGCTGCTCACGGATGCGTGGACGCGCGGGGGCTCGGGCAGTGGCTACACGCATGACGCGTCCTTCCCGACGCGACGCATCGACTACGTGATGCTCGGCTCCGCGTGGACCTCGCCCGTGCTGGCGAGCGTCGTCGGTGCCAGCTCGCAGTCGGACCACCGGCCGGTGGTGGCCACCCTCACCCTGCCGTGGAGCCAGACGCTCTTCGGCGACCGCGTCCCGGGCGCGGCCGTGGAGCCGGACACGCGGTCGGTGGAGCTCGGCGTGAAGTTCCGCGCCAACGTCGCCGGCTCCGTCACCGCCCTGCGCTTCTACCGGGGCACGGGCAACGCCAACGGCTATGTGGCGAAGCTGTGGACGAGCACCGGAACGCTGCTGGCCCAGGTGAGCGTGACGGATGGCCGCGTCCCTGGCTGGCAGGAGGGCGCGCTCCCCACGCCCGTGCCGCTCACGGCGGGCGCCACCTACGTGGTGTCCTACTACACGTCCAACGGACAGTTCGCGCGTGACGTATCCGGGCTCGCGAGCGCCGTCGTCAGTGGAAACCTGACGGCCCCGGCCAGCTCGACCGTGGGGGGCAATGGCGTCTTCGTCTATGGGACGGGCGGCTTCCCGACGAGCTCGTACAAGGACGCCAACTATTGGGTGGACGTGCGCTTCGCCCCCGCTCAGTGAAACCGATATCCCCTCTCCCCTCGGGCGAGGGGAAATGGACGCGGTGTCATTACTCCTTGTTCTTGGGCCCACCGCGCTCGAGCTGGCGGAGGATGTCCGAGAGATCGTCCTGCTCCTCCTGGATGACGAAGACCCCTTCCTCGGCGGGTGCGGGCCTGGGCGGAGCGTCGTCCTGCGTGACGCGCTTCGGCCTGGGCGCGACCGGCCGGGGAAGCGGCTCGGGCTGAGCCGGCGGCGGAGCCCGGAGGGAGGGAACGGATACGGGAGGAAGCTCGGGCGGGGCCTCCTCGGCGGGGGACGGCAGGTGCCAGTCCGTCTTCCGGTTCAGCCACTCCGCGTAGCGCGTGAACGTCCAGGAGCCATCGGCGGCGCCCGTTTCGATCGCGGACGGGAGCTTGAAGAACATCCCCTGGCGCACGAGGCTCCGCACGGGAGTGCTGCCCGGGAGCACCTCGCACTCGGGCACGCGGATGCCGAGCTCCGGACGGTAGCGCAGCCGCTGGCACACCACCCCCACGAGGCAGTCCGCGAGCTGGGCGCACACCGCGCCCTGTATCTCCGGCGGAAAGGCCGACACCACGCGCTGGAGCGCCTCGGCGGTGCTCGCCGAGTGCACCGTCGCGAGCACGAGGTGCCCCGTCTCCGCCGCGCTCAGCGTCAGGCGCATCACCTCCGGATCCCTCATCTCGCCCACCATGAGGACGTCCGGATCCTCCCGGAGCGCGTCGATGAGCGCCTGCTCGAACGAGGGCGTGTCCAGGCCCACCTCGCGCTGGCGGATGAAGGACTGGCGCGGCACCAGCGCGTACTCGATGGGGCTCTCCACCGTGATGATGTGCCGGGCCTCGTTCAGGTTGAGCTCCTGCAGCAGCGCGGCGAGCGTGGACGTCTTGCCAGAGCCCGTGGGTCCACTCACCAGCACCAGGCCGTGGGCCGGCTCGATGAGGCGGCGCAGGTCGGGGTGGAGGTTGAGCTTCTTCAGCGTGGCCTGGGCGGAGGCCAGCAGGCGGATGGCGAAGCCCACGCCCCGCGCGCTGCGCAGGATGTTGATGCGGCAGCGCTGGCCTTCCACGTTGCGCGAGACGTCATACGAACAGCGCTCGATGAACTCGGGCCAGGCGGCCTCACCGATGATGTCGCGCGCCATGGCGGTGAGCACCGAGGCCGGCACCGCCTCACCGGTGAGCCGCAGCGCGCCGCGGATCCTCAAGGCCATGGGCATCTCGCCCTCGAGGTGGATGTCGCTCGCTCCCTGCTCACGAGCGAGCCGGATGAAGGCTTCGAGTCCCACGTGTCTCCCCTCCCACCGGCGCAAGCCCAAGCAACCCCCATGCCGCATGCGCTCTCATCGGCATTCATAGACCAGGGTGTGCAGGCGCCTGCCGGGTTGTCCTCGCGGAGAGAAGAGCGGACGACACTTTGTCCCCCGTGCACCCCGCGCGTGGAACCCCGCTGCGCCTTGAGCCGCCCCCGCGAGGTGGCTCACTCCCACTCGCTCAGGGGACGATCCGACCCGGGGTGTCCGGCCGCGAGCGTCTCCTCTTCCCGCTCCTGCGTGAAGCCGATGGAGCTGGAGAGCTTCGTATCCCCATGGGGGTTGTCCGCCCGCACAACCGAGTGGGAGTGCGCCCGCTCGGGCCGGGCCTCGGACAGGGGGTGATGGCTTCCCGGCCGCCCCTCGGCGAGCGTGCCGCGGCCCGGCTCGAGGTGGACGTACTCGAAGCCCTCGACGGGCCCGCGTGGCGTGAAGAGGGCACTCATCGGCCCGGGCAGGGCCTCGCGCAGCCGGTGCAGAGTGCCGGGAGACAGGGTCTCCGCGAGGAACTGGCAGACCAGGCCCGTGTGCTCCACGGCCTGTCCGAGCGGCACCCGCGTCCGGCCCGCCACCCGCGCATGGAGCTCCGCGAGGTTGAAGTCCTGATGGGGGCTCACGTCGCGCAGGCGCGTAGCCAGCGGGGCGGGAAGATCTTCCGCCAGCGCCTGGACCACGGGCCAGCTCAGCCGCTCCCCCAGCACCGAGAGCACCGCGCCAACGGTGCGCTCCGCCTCCTCCCGGCCAGGGAGGCCCGCGTGCTCGGCCACGTGGGACAAGAGCTCGTCGTGCGTCATCATCGACCTCCTCGCGGGCCCCCTCACTCCCACGTGAAGTCATATTCACTGTCGAGCGGTCCCAGCACCCCTCCCCGGACGCGCACGTTGCGCGCGCCCAGCCGCTCGAGCACCTCCACCATGGCTCCCTCGTGGTACGGCATGGGCAGGAAGCTGCGCCGCATGACGAGCCGGCCGTGCCGGGGGCCCAGCCACTCCATGGCTCGCTCCCCGTAGTTGGAGGTCACCTTGTAGATGGCCTGGAGGCTGGCGGAGATGTGGTCGGTGCTGGTGCCGGACTGCGAGCACATCGCGCTGCCCACGGCGGAAGACATCAGGCCCACCGCCGCCTTCTGCCCCAACATGCGCAGCACCTGCTCCGCGCCTCCATGCCGGGCACTCAGCTCCCGCACCGCGGCCATGGTCAACCGGAGCAGCAGCGTCACGGGGTAGTTCACGAAGTCCATCAGCCGCTGCTGGCCGAGCACCGCCTGACAGCGGGCCATGGCCGTCTCGTCCCCGAGCGACCGGACGGCGTCCAACGTGCGGTTGAGGAACAAGCCGCGCGCGGTGTCCTGGGACGTCGCCAGCCCCATCAGCTGCTCCAGCGTGCGCTCCCAATCCGATTGCATTCCCATGCGGCGTCCAGCATAGGGCAGCGCCTGGGTAGATTCCTACTTTGCGGGAAATCCCCGGACCGGAAGTGTAGCCCGATAGTCCGATTTCGAGAGGACGGTACAGCCCGGGAGCGAAGAGGCCGGGAGGCTTGCGAGCGGGCGCACGGCATGGTGGCGTTCCGGGACGAGACGTGTGTGCCGTCAGGCCAGACACTCCGGGGGTCATCCCAAGATGGACAACGTGAGGCTCGAGAACGTTCAGGTGCTGGGTGCCAACCTGTCGAACGTGCTGAACGCGTTTGGCAGCTTCCAGCTGCTCGCCAGCCGCATCATGCTGGAGGAGGGGCTCGGCGCGGAGTCGAAGGAGGGGGTGGTCCAGTTCGACAAGGACCGGTGGTACCCGGTGACGCGCTGGCTGGCCACCTTCGAGCGCATCGGCCGCGAGTATGGAGAGAGCATGCTCGGCCAGGTGGGGCTCGCCGTGCCCAAGAACGCCATCTTCCCGCCCTTCGTGACGGACATCGACAGCGCGCTCAAGTCGGTGGACATCGCCTACCACATGAATCACGCCCTCGAGGGGCGGCCCATGTTCTCGCCGGCCACCGGCACCATGACCGAGGGCATCGGCCACTACGGTTACTCGCGGGTCCCGGGCAAGAAGCAGATCATCTGCGAGTGCAACAACCCCTACCCCTGCCCTTTCGATCTGCACCTGCTCCAGGCCATGGCGCAGCGCTTCGAGGTCACGGCCACGGTGGCCCATGACACCACGAAGCCGTGCCGCAAGCAGGGCGGCCCGAGCTGCACGTACATCGTGAAGTGGGTATAGCGTCCCCCATGCGTGACGGACTGCTGAGGAAGCACGCCTGGCCCCTGGCCGCGGCCGGTGTGGCGCTGGTGCTGCTCCTGCTGCGTCTGGCGTCGCTCCTGGAGCTCGGCTTCGTGGCCGACGACTTCGCCCACCTGGTGGAGGACCGCCACCAGCCCTGGTACTTCGCCCAGGACCACCTGTACCGGCCCCTGCGCAACGCGACGTTCCGCGTGCTCCCCGCCCTCTTCGGGCTCGACCCGGTGCCCTACCGCTTCCTGGTCATGGCGGGCCTGCTCACGTGCCTGGTGCTGCTCTTCGTCTTCCTGCGGCTCCAGGGCGTGGGCCTCGCGGGAGCGCTGTCGGCCTGCGTGTTCGCGGCGCTCCATCCGCGCAACCAGCGCGTCCTGTACTGGTTCGCGGCGGCCCAGGACCTCGTGGTCGCCTGCGCGGTGCTCGCGGCCTTGAGTGGGTGGCTCCTCTTCCGGCAACGCGCGTCGAGCGCCGGGTATGTCCTGGCGCTCGTCTCCTGGGGGGTGGGGCTGGGCTTCAAGGAGCCCGCCATCGTGCTCCCCGCGCTGCTCGTCATCGTGGATGTGCACCGGCTCGGAGCGGACTGGAGGGCCGTGCGCACCACCCGCTTCTGGCGGCCGTACCTGGGGCTGCTGCCGGTGCTCGGGCTCTACGCGGCGTTCGTGCTGCTCTACCCGGAAGGGCGGCTGCGCCAGGCGGAGGGAGGAACCAGCATCTATGGCGTCAGCACCATCCTCCAGTCCGTGCTGGCCCTGGTGCGCACCCTTCTCAACCTGGTGTTGCCGTTCGCCCGGCCCCTGGCCCTGCGGGAGGTGACGGCGCCCCAGCTGGCCTGTGCCGTGCTGGTGCTCGCCGCCGCCGTCGTGCTCGCCGTCTGGACGCGGATGCGCCGCGCGTGGGGAGCGGCGGCCGCCTGGGTACTCGTCGCCGCGGTTCCCACCAGCGTCTTCGCCCGGACGAACAATGGGGACCAGTACCTGTTCCTCCCGATGCTCGGCATCGCCTTTGGACTGGCCTGGAGCTTCGACGAGGTCTTCCGCTCGAGGACCTGGGTGCGGGCCCTGGGTTGCGCGGTGTTGATGCTCCAGGCCTTCTTCGGAGCGCGGTACCTCGCCCGGGCACACGAGGAGTGGCGGGTCGCGGGAGAGCTGGTTCAACGCACGATCCAGTCCGCGCGGGCACTGCCCTCTCCCGAGACGTTCTCCACCCTCGTGGTCGTCAACGTGCCACACATGAATGGGCGGGCGCCCGTGCTGAACAACGGGCTCAAGGGCGCGCTGATGTCCGTGGGCTTCCCACGTACCCTCTCGTTGGAGGTCAACCATCAGCGGCCCGACACGGACCCCGCCCAGAAGGCGCTCGTCCAGGGGCTCCTGGCCTGTCCCGTCGAGCCGGTGGGTCCAGCGTCCCGGCGAACGTTCGTCTGGGTCGAGGGTGCCTTGCTGGAGCGCACCGGTGACTGCGCGGAGCGTTGGGTGCGGGAGGATGAGAAGCGCCGGGCCCTGGCCTGGGTGAAGAGCTGAGCCCGCGTAGCGGCGGAAGCCACGGAATGGGCCCGCGCCTGTAGCCCGGGAAGCAACGACAAACGGGTCTCCGACAGCACCTCCCTCTGGGGGAAACGGGATAGAGCCGACGGTACGGTGATTGCAGAAATACCCGACCGGACAACGGAGTCCCCCCATTCCAAGGATTCGTCATGACCTTCAAGAAGAAGCTTCTGGGCACCCTGGTGCTCGCCATCAGCCTCGCGGGCAGCCAGACCCTTGCCTCCGGCCTCGAGCCCGTGCCCGAGAAGGAGTTCGAGGAGCTGCCCCTCGAGGAGGTCGAGGCGCAGCCGGTGTCGGTGGACCTGGCGTTCCAGCGTGTGGAGCCCTCGAAGGAGCAGTCCAAGGAGGAGGAGTTCCTCCCGGATCTGCCCGTGCTCCTCGACGGCAAGCTGTACTCGGCCGAGGAGCTGGAGAAGGCGGGCGTCCAGCTGCCGCACTACGTGCTCGACTCGAACGCCGCCGAGCAGGACGTCCTCCTGGGCTTCCGCGACGCGGAGTCGCTGAAGGTCTACCTGGAGAAGACGGGGCAGATGCCCTCGGCTGAGCCCCAGGAGAGGTCGGCGCTGCTGTGCTGGTTCCGGCCGCCCGCCTACTTCTACGATGGCACCTACTACACGGGCTCGTATTTCTCGCTGCGCCCGGGCTTCGGGCACGCCAACCTGGGGAGCTGGGACAACCGCATCTCCTCCATCCGGGGCACCCGGTGCGGCAGCTGGACGCTGCTCACCGAGCTTCCCAACTACCAGGGCCGCCGGCTGTGGCTGGGCGCCAGCTGGGCCGTTCCCAACCTGAGCGCCTACCGCATGTACCCGTACTTCTGGCTCTTCCGGCAGACGTGGAACAACCGCGCCTCGTCCGTGATGGTGTTCTGGTAGGCGGGCGCGACATGGAGCCCCCCGTCCGGTCTAGAGTCGATTCCAGGCCAACTGCCAAGTATCGAACACGGCCTACGGGGGTTCCACCATGTCGTTCTCACTGCGCGCTCTTCCACTGCTCCTCTCCTCGGGCCTGCTCCTGACGGGTTGTACGAGCCTCCTCCGCCAGGTCTCCGCGGAGCTCAGGGGAGGAGCCGCGAGGGGCAAGCCCGTCGTCACGGTGACGCAAAGCGGCTTCAGCCACACCGAGACCGCTCCCACCGCGGAGGCCACGGCCCCCAAGCAGGTCGAGTTCGAAGCGGGCCAGCCCATCCATACATGGATCACGGTCAGCGAGACCCTGCGCGACATTCCCAATCAGAATCTCTACGTCTCCATGTTCTGGACGGCCAATCCCGCGCTGACCGATCCCCAGAAGCTCCAGGAGTTCGTCAAGGTGCAGGAGAGCGCCTACAGCCCGAACTGGGAGGACCTCCAGGACTCCGGCGACCTGTGGCGCACCAACATCAAGATTCCCGAGGCCCAGGCCGCCCAGAAGACCTTCGCCCACGCGTTCCTGCTCCCCCAGATGGACCTGAAGGACGAGGCGCGGCTGCGGCTGTTGAACAAGCTGGCCTCGAGCGCCATGACCCGGTCCAGGTTCACCGTGCTGGTGCGCTACTCCTGGAGTGGGGCCAATGAGACGCGGTACGACGCGTACAACCACTTCATCCTCGACACCAGCAAGGGGAGCTACGACGCGATGGCGCTGGCGGTGGGCGCCAAGGTGACCATCCCCAACCCCAAGATGGTGGATGCGGCGCTGGAGAAGCAGATCCTCCAGGCCGCCAACCTGAAGTGGGGTCCGTCGGAGAAGAAGACCTATTTCAAGGCCATCCTCAACGCCGAGGACTGGTCGCGCGTGACCTCGGGCAGCAGCGGTGAGCTCGAGGGCCGGTCCATCGACGTGTGGGTGCTCGCCCGGAGCAAGGACAAGAAGGCCTGCTACGCGGAGCCGATGGAGGCGGAGCAGCAGCACATGTCCGCCGGCGTCTTCGGGCAGGCCAAGGTGGACGACCGGGAGAACATCTTCCGGGTCGACTGCGCCCGCTTCAAGGGGATGTAGCCCGCGAGAGCCACGGCGTGTGGCTCACGGCTGCCGGGTGAAGACACAGCCCGGCACCACTCCACCCTCCCCCTCCGGGCGCGGGCAGGAAGCCGTGCCCCCATCGAGCGTGGAGTACGTCCTCGGATAGCCGGTGTACGCGGTGCGCAGCGTGTAGTTCGCCGGTCCGTAGTCGCTCCGATCCACGGCACTCACGTACACATGGAGGATGCCGCCCCGGAGGAAACGCGGCTCGAAGCAGGAGCAGGCATAGGGCCGCACCGTCACCCGCGTGACGCCGTCCCCACGTTCGAGCGAGTACAGCGGCTGGAGCTCACCGAGGCCACCCGTGGACGAGTGCCAGGCGCGCATCGGCTCCCCGCGGTAGGCGAGCGTCAGCGGGGCACCAGCACTGCCCGTGGACACGAAGGTGCAGGCGCCACTCGCATCCAACCGGTCCCCATCACAGAAGGTCAGGTCGAGCGAGAGACCGGAAGGCATGCCCCCATCGGGCAGGTCCGCCACCTCCCACTGCAACTCCCAGGTGCGGTCCATGGGCGCGGGGAGAGTCGAGGGAAGAATGAAGGAGTAGCTGTCCACGTCGGTGGGCACGGCGTCGTAGTCCCTGGGGCCCCGCACGCCCTGCCCCTTCGACGGCTCATGTCCCACGAGCCCGCCCAGGCCGTAGGAGAGGGAACCGCTCACCTCGTACTCGGCCCCCCTGGGCGGCGCGGGGAAGGTGGTGCCGGCATCATCGCTGGCCAGCATCTTCGGCTCAGCCGTCTCCGTCACCCCTCCCTTCTTCCGGGAGGTCTCGTCCGGGTCGTCCCGCCACTCCACCTCCAGACGGTAGTCCTTGTCGTCCGCCCAGTTGGAGCCCTCGTCCTCGACGAGGAAGGAGTAGCGCACCACGGCGGTGTGCGGCGGCACCGGCAACACGCCCTCGAGGTTGCGCAGGGAGGGGAAGGCCTCGGACTCGTCACGCGAGGAGTGCAGGCACAGCGGCGTGCCGTGGCCGCACCAGCCCTCCACCAGGGACGTCACGGCCGGGTCCGTCCCGTAACCGTTGCCCTTGGGGCACACGTCCGCCTTCGTGACGCAGTCGTTGGCCGAGGAGCCCCGCACCTCGGAGAAGACGCGCACCCGCCGGTCCGGAAGCCCTGGCAGCGGAGGGAAGCGGCCCCCCGAGGACAGCGGCACCACCCGGTAGTGCAGCACGGTATGGGCGGTGTTCGAAGGCAGCTGCACCCCGTACCAATCCTTGTCCGGCACCGAGCCCAGGCGCCCCGTGAAGGACACGGCCGCCGGGGGCGGCTTGCTCTCGAAGCTCACGACGCGGGCCCGCGCCAGCTCGTCGTTGTTGAAGGGGGCTTCCTGGGAGTCCCCCTCGTCCAGCACCTTCACGTCCACCGAGTAGCGCAGGCGGAGGTCTCCGGGAGGCGGCTCGCTGGAGGTGCCGCTGTTCGAGGCCCGCACCAGCACCTGCCACATCCCCCCCTCCCACACCCGGCGCGCCGTGCCCAGGTCCGCGGCCCCGTTGCTGTCCCCCTGGGCCTCGTCCTCCACGGTGCCGTCCGGGCGCAGCAGTTGGTACGAAAGGCGGGAGGCCGGAGGCGGCGAGAGGCCCGGCGCCGTCACCCGCGCGTAGACGATCTGTCCGGCCGGCACGACGAAGGAGAAGCGGTCCACGTCCCCGTCGGTGGACAGGAAGCCGGAGGCACTTCCCACGACGGCGTCATCCTGAGCCGACGTCGGCACGAACGTGGCCGTGTTGGCCGTGTCGTTGGGCTCGTTGACGTCCGGATTCTCCAGCACCTCCACCGTGAGCGCGTAGGGGTTGCGCGCGTCGTAGCCGGGACGGCTGGGATTGGCGGGCTCGTCACCGAGCACGAGGAGCACCCTCGCGCCCGGCTCGGAGAAGGGCAGGAGGAACTCGACGGGACGGGGCGCGTCTTCGCCATGGGCGTCCACCCGGCGCGGTGCCAGCTCGCTGCCGTCCTCGAGCAGCAGACTGACGGACAGGTTCACCGGGGTACTGGACGCGGCATAGCTGGCGGTGACGCGCAGCACCGAGCGAGGCCTCGTGGTCGAGGGCATCCGCACGCTGTACCAGTCGGTGTCACGCTCGAAGGAGAGGTAACGATCCTCCAGGGGCACCCCCGGCGTGAGCTGGCATTCGGACGAGCGCAGCGCCTCTTCACGGGAGTCGCAGAGGTCGGCGGGGCCCTGCCGGGGACAGGCGGTGAGGACGAGCAGCACGAGCGGCAGCAGTCGGGCGAGGAGGTGCATGGAGCGCGGGGGGCTGGTGGGGAGGCAGGCGACGGGTAGGGGTGGACGTGAAGGAAGTTCGCACGGCTTCCCATGGAGGAGCGAGCATCCTCCTGTCCGGGCCCATCACGAACGCCCTGCCCATAATCATTCAATCTGGGAGCAAAGCGGCTCCGGGTGTGAGGAGGGCGTCATGCATGATTATGTCATTGTGGGTGCTGGCTCGGCTGGCTGTGTGCTCGCCGCCCGGCTCAGTGAAGATCCCTCGACGCGGGTGCTCCTCCTCGAAGCCGGCGGTGGGGATGACCGGAGGGAAATCCATATCCCCGCGGCCTTCGGCAAACTCTTCCAGACGGAAGTCGATTGGAACTACCGCACGGAACCCCAGCCCCACCTCGCCGGGCGCTCGCTCTACTGGCCCCGTGGCAAGGTGCTGGGAGGTTCATCCTCGATGAACGCCCAGATGTGGGTGCGGGGCAACCCCGCCGACTATGACGAGTGGGCCCGGCTGGGCAACCGGGGATGGTCCTATCGCGACACCCTCCCCTACTTCCGCCGGGCGGAGGACTGTCAGGAAGGAGCTTCGGAGCACACCGGCGTGGGCGGGCCCATGGGCGTCTCCGCGCTCCGGTCTCCCAATCCCCTGACGCGCGTCTTCATGAAGGCCTGCGTCCAGGCCGGAATCCCTCTCAACCCCCGCATCAATCCCAGCGCGCAGGAGGGGAGCTACTACACCCAGGTCTCCCAGCGCCGGGGAGAGCGCTGCTCCACCGCCAGCGCCTACCTGCGGCCCGCGATGAAGCGGCCCAACCTCGAGGTGCGCACCCAGGCCCACGCCACTGGCATCGTGGTCAAACAGAGACGGGCGATGGGGGTTCGCTATGTCCAGGGAGGCCTCGAGAAGACAGCGGAGGCCCGGCGGGAGGTGCTCCTCTGCGGTGGGGCCGTGAACTCCCCCCAGCTCCTCCTCTTGTCAGGCATTGGCCCGGCGGAGGAGCTCGCGGCGCTGGGCATCCCGGCCGTCGCGGATCTTCCCGGAGTGGGGAGGAATCTCCTCGACCACCTGGCGGTGGCGGTGATCATGGGCGCGAGACGGCCCATCACCCTGGTCTCGGCGGAGACCCCCGCCAACCTGCTCAAGTTCTTGCTGCTGAGGAGGGGAATGTTGACCTCGAATGTCGCCGAGGCCCACGCCTTCCTCCGGTCCGCGCCCCACCTGGAGGCTCCCGACCTCGAGCTCATCTGGGCTCCCTATCCCTATATCAACCATGGGATGACCCGGCCCACCGAGCACGGCATGAGCATCGCCGCGGTGCTGCTGCGTCCTCGGAGC
The sequence above is drawn from the Archangium gephyra genome and encodes:
- a CDS encoding DUF4082 domain-containing protein; the protein is MRRQTLIVFALALAAALTRCGPPEPSSDVLSGASESTSRALSPGGGLKVMTYNIKHAELSSLDSIASVIKGQSPDLVVLQEVDVLTTRSGEVDQAARLGALTGMYSSFQPALLNYDTGQYGLALLSRYPILSSQRIALRSAAEQRILALMEVQLDASHVIPVGITHFGTTGATERQNQADDIKAVLAGKPWAVLGGDLNASPSEACITSLKQLLTDAWTRGGSGSGYTHDASFPTRRIDYVMLGSAWTSPVLASVVGASSQSDHRPVVATLTLPWSQTLFGDRVPGAAVEPDTRSVELGVKFRANVAGSVTALRFYRGTGNANGYVAKLWTSTGTLLAQVSVTDGRVPGWQEGALPTPVPLTAGATYVVSYYTSNGQFARDVSGLASAVVSGNLTAPASSTVGGNGVFVYGTGGFPTSSYKDANYWVDVRFAPAQ
- a CDS encoding type IV pilus twitching motility protein PilT: MGLEAFIRLAREQGASDIHLEGEMPMALRIRGALRLTGEAVPASVLTAMARDIIGEAAWPEFIERCSYDVSRNVEGQRCRINILRSARGVGFAIRLLASAQATLKKLNLHPDLRRLIEPAHGLVLVSGPTGSGKTSTLAALLQELNLNEARHIITVESPIEYALVPRQSFIRQREVGLDTPSFEQALIDALREDPDVLMVGEMRDPEVMRLTLSAAETGHLVLATVHSASTAEALQRVVSAFPPEIQGAVCAQLADCLVGVVCQRLRYRPELGIRVPECEVLPGSTPVRSLVRQGMFFKLPSAIETGAADGSWTFTRYAEWLNRKTDWHLPSPAEEAPPELPPVSVPSLRAPPPAQPEPLPRPVAPRPKRVTQDDAPPRPAPAEEGVFVIQEEQDDLSDILRQLERGGPKNKE
- a CDS encoding DUF2267 domain-containing protein encodes the protein MMTHDELLSHVAEHAGLPGREEAERTVGAVLSVLGERLSWPVVQALAEDLPAPLATRLRDVSPHQDFNLAELHARVAGRTRVPLGQAVEHTGLVCQFLAETLSPGTLHRLREALPGPMSALFTPRGPVEGFEYVHLEPGRGTLAEGRPGSHHPLSEARPERAHSHSVVRADNPHGDTKLSSSIGFTQEREEETLAAGHPGSDRPLSEWE
- a CDS encoding TIGR02265 family protein translates to MGMQSDWERTLEQLMGLATSQDTARGLFLNRTLDAVRSLGDETAMARCQAVLGQQRLMDFVNYPVTLLLRLTMAAVRELSARHGGAEQVLRMLGQKAAVGLMSSAVGSAMCSQSGTSTDHISASLQAIYKVTSNYGERAMEWLGPRHGRLVMRRSFLPMPYHEGAMVEVLERLGARNVRVRGGVLGPLDSEYDFTWE
- a CDS encoding GMC family oxidoreductase, translated to MHDYVIVGAGSAGCVLAARLSEDPSTRVLLLEAGGGDDRREIHIPAAFGKLFQTEVDWNYRTEPQPHLAGRSLYWPRGKVLGGSSSMNAQMWVRGNPADYDEWARLGNRGWSYRDTLPYFRRAEDCQEGASEHTGVGGPMGVSALRSPNPLTRVFMKACVQAGIPLNPRINPSAQEGSYYTQVSQRRGERCSTASAYLRPAMKRPNLEVRTQAHATGIVVKQRRAMGVRYVQGGLEKTAEARREVLLCGGAVNSPQLLLLSGIGPAEELAALGIPAVADLPGVGRNLLDHLAVAVIMGARRPITLVSAETPANLLKFLLLRRGMLTSNVAEAHAFLRSAPHLEAPDLELIWAPYPYINHGMTRPTEHGMSIAAVLLRPRSSGRLTLRSADPMAPPVIDPRYLSEPSDLEVLMTGVRRAQEVFRAPALAQEETVPIDPASGTGSDTELTTFIRQKAETLYHPVGTCRMGVEEGAVVDPELRVRGLEGLRVVDASVMPTLIRGHTNAPTIMIAERAADLLRGREPTHHPRGE